Proteins co-encoded in one Gemmatimonadaceae bacterium genomic window:
- a CDS encoding RNA-binding transcriptional accessory protein gives MTEPLAPALVARVATELSINPQQVRSTLALFAEGATLPFVARYRKEVTGGLDEVQLRDVRDRAEYLHEMEERRAAILKSIDEQGKLDAALKASILAADTKQALEDLYLPFKPKRRTRAMIARERGLGPLAEVLWDGAMDDAAVLVRAAEYVLPEADGKPSEIPSVDAALQGARDILAEQVAEDAVVRGWVREVTRAKGAVKSSVIPEKRSDDSKFKDYFEYTEALGTIPSHRMLAIRRGEAEGELFWRVEAPVEEIQARMARDVTGTRRAVQQLTLVATDAYKRLLSPAIEVELRVELKTRADEEAITIFGRNLEQLLLSPPAGEKRVVGLDPGFRTGVKVAVVSATGALVHTDTLYLHQEDRFAGAIRALAERFTPELIAIGNGTASRETETLTKAALRELDVPVSGARPQVVVVNEAGASVYSASDLARSEFPELDVSLRGAVSIARRLQDPLAELVKIDPKSIGVGQYQHDVNQGRLKQRLDDIVESCVNRVGVEVNTASAALLAYVAGIGPGLAQSIVTLRDSKGGITSRADLKAVPRLGAKAFEQAAGFLRVRGGTHPLDASAVHPERYALVQRMASDLGVDVRALVGNEALAESIELARYVSDDAGMPTLRDIVAELKKPGRDPRAGFEPPAFRDDLTKPSDLLSGMVLEGVVTNIVAFGCFVDVGVHQDGLVHVSQIADRYVKDPNDVVKVGQRVKVTVQSIDLARGRIALSMRKDGGVAGAPAASGGESGGTRADVRAREPRERAGQGGSRGTNTLPGGPGFVPTKGAVAPNGMRFK, from the coding sequence ATGACTGAACCGCTTGCTCCCGCTCTCGTCGCGCGCGTCGCGACCGAACTGTCCATCAATCCGCAACAGGTTCGCAGCACGTTGGCCCTGTTTGCCGAAGGCGCCACGCTGCCGTTTGTCGCCCGCTATCGCAAGGAAGTTACCGGCGGGCTGGACGAGGTCCAACTGCGTGACGTGCGCGATCGCGCTGAATACCTCCATGAGATGGAAGAGCGTCGCGCGGCGATTCTCAAGAGCATCGATGAGCAGGGCAAGCTGGACGCCGCGCTCAAGGCGTCCATTCTGGCCGCCGACACCAAGCAGGCACTCGAAGACCTGTACCTGCCGTTCAAGCCCAAACGCCGCACTAGGGCGATGATCGCGCGCGAGCGTGGGCTTGGACCGCTGGCCGAGGTATTGTGGGACGGCGCGATGGATGACGCGGCGGTGCTCGTTCGTGCCGCGGAGTATGTGCTACCGGAAGCGGACGGAAAACCGTCCGAGATACCGAGTGTCGATGCAGCGTTGCAAGGCGCGCGGGACATTCTCGCCGAGCAGGTGGCCGAAGATGCGGTGGTGCGTGGGTGGGTGCGCGAAGTGACCCGCGCGAAGGGCGCGGTGAAGAGCAGTGTGATTCCCGAGAAGCGCAGCGACGATTCGAAGTTCAAGGACTACTTCGAGTATACCGAGGCGCTGGGAACCATTCCGAGCCACCGTATGTTGGCGATCCGTCGCGGTGAAGCCGAGGGCGAGCTGTTCTGGCGTGTTGAAGCGCCGGTGGAAGAGATCCAGGCGCGCATGGCTCGTGATGTCACCGGCACGCGTCGGGCCGTACAGCAACTCACGCTCGTGGCCACCGATGCCTACAAACGATTGCTGTCGCCAGCCATTGAAGTGGAACTACGTGTCGAACTCAAGACGCGCGCCGACGAGGAGGCGATCACGATTTTCGGTCGCAACCTCGAACAATTGTTGCTCTCGCCGCCAGCAGGAGAAAAGCGGGTGGTTGGCCTCGATCCCGGGTTCCGCACCGGTGTGAAAGTGGCGGTGGTGAGTGCCACCGGTGCCCTGGTCCATACCGACACTCTGTATCTGCATCAGGAAGACCGTTTCGCTGGCGCAATCCGTGCGTTGGCCGAGCGGTTCACACCGGAGCTCATTGCGATTGGCAACGGGACAGCCAGTCGAGAAACGGAAACGCTCACCAAGGCCGCGCTGCGCGAGCTCGATGTGCCGGTGAGTGGTGCGCGTCCCCAGGTGGTGGTGGTCAATGAGGCGGGCGCGTCGGTGTATTCGGCGAGTGATTTGGCGCGCAGCGAATTCCCCGAGCTGGACGTGTCGTTGCGTGGCGCGGTGTCCATTGCGCGCCGTTTGCAAGACCCGCTGGCCGAGTTGGTGAAGATCGATCCCAAGTCGATTGGCGTGGGCCAGTATCAACACGACGTGAATCAGGGGCGTCTCAAGCAACGACTCGATGATATCGTCGAAAGCTGCGTGAATCGCGTCGGCGTTGAAGTGAACACGGCGTCGGCCGCCTTGCTGGCGTACGTGGCCGGAATTGGTCCGGGTCTCGCGCAGAGCATCGTGACGTTGCGCGATAGCAAGGGCGGGATCACGTCGCGCGCTGACCTCAAGGCCGTGCCACGACTGGGCGCCAAGGCGTTTGAACAGGCGGCGGGTTTTCTGCGTGTGCGTGGTGGCACCCATCCGCTGGATGCCAGCGCTGTGCATCCTGAGCGGTATGCGTTGGTTCAGCGCATGGCGTCTGATCTTGGCGTTGACGTACGCGCCCTGGTTGGCAACGAGGCCTTGGCCGAATCCATCGAGCTCGCCAGGTACGTGAGCGATGATGCCGGTATGCCAACGCTGCGCGACATTGTGGCCGAGCTCAAGAAGCCGGGCCGCGATCCGCGCGCGGGTTTCGAGCCACCGGCCTTTCGCGACGATCTCACCAAGCCGTCCGACCTACTGTCGGGCATGGTGCTGGAGGGGGTCGTCACGAACATCGTCGCCTTTGGATGCTTCGTGGACGTCGGCGTGCACCAGGATGGATTGGTGCACGTGAGTCAGATTGCCGATCGCTACGTGAAAGATCCCAATGACGTGGTGAAGGTTGGTCAGCGGGTGAAGGTCACGGTGCAAAGCATCGATCTGGCGCGCGGTCGCATTGCCTTGAGCATGCGCAAAGATGGCGGTGTGGCCGGCGCACCAGCTGCCTCGGGTGGCGAATCGGGTGGTACGCGCGCCGATGTCCGCGCCCGTGAGCCGCGAGAACGGGCGGGGCAGGGCGGGTCACGAGGAACAAACACATTACCGGGTGGGCCGGGCTTTGTGCCGACAAAGGGGGCGGTGGCGCCGAACGGGATGCGGTTCAAGTAG